A stretch of DNA from Cupriavidus taiwanensis:
CCCACCAGGCCGGCGCCCAGCGCCACCAGCGTCCAGACCAGCCCCAGCCGGCGCAGCCAGGCGCCGGCGCGGTGCAGCGGCGAGGCGTCGTCGTCGAACAGCGGCGCCGGTGCGCCCGGCATGGCGAACTGTGGCACCAGCACGGGCGCCTCGGCCTTCTTGCGGGCGACCGCCATCCGCCGCGCGGCGGCGAGCCGTTCGGAAATGTCGGCCGGCAAGGCTTCGGCGCCGGCGTCGAGTGCCGCGCGAACCTCATGCGCAAACCGGCGCTCGCGGATTTCTTTGTCGTTTCTGCTCATAGTCGGACCCCCCGTGCGCGCAGGGCCTGCGCAAGTGTATGCGTGGCACGGGAACAGTGCGTCTTGACGCTGCCTTCGGAACAGCCCATCACGGACGCGGTTTCGGCGACGTCCATATCTTCCCAGTAACGCATCAGGAATGCCTGGCGTTGACGCGTGGGCAGGCGCTGGATCTCCTGCTCGATGATATGCATGACCTGCGCGCGCTCGACCTTGTCGGCGCTGCTTTCGGCCGATTCAGAGCCGGCCTGCGCCTCGAGCGTTTCCAGCAGGTCGCTATCGTCCCCGCCGTCGCGGTCGTCGCGCAGGCTGGAAAACAGCGAGACCCAGGTATTGCGCACCTTCTGGCGCCGGAACCAGTCATGGATGGTGTTCTGCAGGATGCGCTGGAACAGCGGCGCGAGTTCCGCGGCGCTCTTGTCGCCATACTTTTCGGCCAGCTTGATC
This window harbors:
- a CDS encoding DUF3619 family protein; the encoded protein is MSRNDKEIRERRFAHEVRAALDAGAEALPADISERLAAARRMAVARKKAEAPVLVPQFAMPGAPAPLFDDDASPLHRAGAWLRRLGLVWTLVALGAGLVGIYHWQEQKRIEELADIDAAMLLDDLPPTAYADEGFHVFLKHGQ
- a CDS encoding RNA polymerase sigma factor, which codes for MATDQELSAFLASVERRAFKQAVFAVRDDEAALDIVQDAMIKLAEKYGDKSAAELAPLFQRILQNTIHDWFRRQKVRNTWVSLFSSLRDDRDGGDDSDLLETLEAQAGSESAESSADKVERAQVMHIIEQEIQRLPTRQRQAFLMRYWEDMDVAETASVMGCSEGSVKTHCSRATHTLAQALRARGVRL